One stretch of Sphingomonas rosea DNA includes these proteins:
- a CDS encoding glutaredoxin family protein — MNAPATTKPRAVLYRMVMPSHTCPFGLKALHLLKSRGYAVEDHYLRTREETDAFKAEHGVQTTPQVFIDGKRIGGHDDLRRFLGLRVAEPGATSYRPVAALFGMTALMALALSLAVYGTPLTVRAGEWFIALSMCVLALLKLQDIEKFSSMFLNYDLLAKRWVPYAYAYPWLEGLAGVLMLWGGARWLSVPIALVIGGIGAVSVFKAVYVDRRELKCACVGGSSNVPLGFVSLTENVMMVAMALWMALM; from the coding sequence ATGAACGCTCCCGCCACGACCAAGCCGCGCGCCGTCCTCTACCGGATGGTGATGCCCAGCCACACCTGCCCGTTCGGGCTGAAGGCGCTGCATCTGCTGAAAAGCCGCGGCTATGCAGTCGAGGATCATTACCTGCGGACGCGCGAGGAGACCGACGCGTTCAAGGCGGAGCATGGCGTCCAGACGACCCCGCAGGTGTTCATCGACGGCAAAAGGATCGGCGGGCATGACGACCTGCGGCGGTTCCTCGGGCTTCGCGTGGCCGAGCCGGGGGCGACCAGCTACCGGCCGGTGGCGGCGCTGTTCGGGATGACCGCGCTGATGGCGCTGGCGCTCAGCTTGGCGGTTTACGGGACTCCGCTGACGGTGCGCGCGGGCGAGTGGTTCATCGCCTTGTCGATGTGCGTGCTGGCGCTCCTCAAGCTGCAGGACATCGAGAAATTCTCCTCGATGTTCCTGAACTACGACCTGCTGGCCAAGCGCTGGGTGCCTTATGCTTATGCCTATCCCTGGCTCGAAGGGCTGGCGGGCGTGCTGATGCTGTGGGGCGGGGCGCGCTGGCTGTCGGTCCCGATCGCGTTGGTGATCGGCGGGATCGGCGCGGTGAGCGTGTTCAAGGCGGTCTATGTCGACAGGCGCGAATTGAAATGCGCCTGCGTCGGGGGCTCGTCGAACGTGCCGCTGGGCTTCGTCTCGCTGACCGAAAACGTGATGATGGTCGCGATGGCGCTGTGGATGGCATTGATGTGA
- the trxB gene encoding thioredoxin-disulfide reductase has translation MSETIHSRMIVLGSGPAGLTAAIYAARAGLKPIVIQGIQPGGQLTTTTDVENYPGFREVIQGPWLVEEMQAQAEHVGTQMVWDHIERVELNGRPFRLIGDSGTTYLADTLVIATGAQAKWLGLPSEERMKGKGASACATCDGFFYRGKKVAVIGGGNTAVEEALYLTNHSDDVTLIHRRDSFRAEKILQDRLFAHKSIKVIWNSEVDEFLSGGEPEALVGLRLKNRVTGELSEIAVDGAFVAIGHKPATELFAGQLELDSDGYLAVETGSTRTNIPGVFACGDVMDKVYRQAVTAAGTGCMAALDAERFLQAEEFAELQAAE, from the coding sequence ATGAGCGAGACCATCCACAGCCGCATGATCGTGCTGGGCTCCGGCCCGGCCGGCCTGACCGCCGCCATCTATGCCGCGCGCGCAGGCCTGAAGCCGATCGTCATTCAGGGCATCCAGCCCGGCGGCCAGCTGACGACCACCACCGACGTCGAGAACTATCCGGGCTTCCGCGAGGTCATCCAGGGCCCGTGGCTGGTCGAGGAGATGCAGGCGCAGGCCGAGCATGTCGGCACGCAGATGGTGTGGGACCATATCGAGCGGGTCGAACTCAACGGCCGCCCGTTCCGGCTGATCGGCGACAGCGGCACCACCTATCTCGCCGACACGCTCGTCATCGCGACCGGCGCGCAGGCCAAGTGGCTTGGGCTGCCGAGCGAGGAGCGGATGAAGGGCAAGGGGGCGAGCGCCTGCGCGACCTGCGACGGCTTCTTCTATCGCGGCAAGAAGGTGGCGGTGATCGGCGGCGGCAACACCGCGGTCGAGGAAGCGCTTTACCTCACCAACCACTCGGACGACGTGACGCTGATCCACCGCCGCGACAGCTTCCGCGCCGAGAAAATCCTTCAGGACCGGTTGTTCGCGCACAAGTCGATCAAGGTGATCTGGAATTCGGAAGTCGACGAGTTCCTGTCGGGCGGGGAGCCCGAGGCGCTGGTCGGGCTGCGGCTCAAGAACCGGGTCACCGGCGAACTCAGCGAGATCGCGGTCGACGGCGCGTTCGTCGCGATCGGGCACAAGCCGGCAACCGAATTGTTCGCCGGACAGCTCGAGCTGGATTCGGACGGTTATCTCGCGGTCGAGACCGGCTCGACCCGGACCAACATTCCGGGCGTATTCGCCTGCGGCGACGTCATGGACAAGGTCTACCGCCAGGCGGTGACCGCGGCCGGCACGGGCTGCATGGCCGCGCTCGACGCCGAGCGGTTCCTCCAGGCCGAAGAGTTCGCTGAGCTTCAGGCGGCGGAGTAG
- a CDS encoding acyl carrier protein produces the protein MAAQPLTDDAAATDATLRALLAETLGLSEARVAAFDADTELFGALPEFDSMAVANLLTGLEERFDLLIEDGDVEAEDFATFGSLTAFVERLTA, from the coding sequence ATGGCCGCCCAGCCCCTGACCGACGACGCGGCCGCGACGGACGCGACTCTCCGCGCCCTCCTCGCCGAGACCCTCGGCCTGTCCGAGGCGCGCGTCGCCGCCTTCGATGCCGACACCGAATTGTTCGGTGCGCTGCCCGAGTTCGATTCGATGGCGGTCGCCAACCTCCTCACCGGCCTTGAGGAGCGCTTCGACCTGCTGATCGAGGACGGCGACGTCGAAGCCGAGGACTTCGCGACCTTCGGCAGCCTCACGGCCTTCGTCGAGCGGCTGACCGCCTAG
- a CDS encoding AMP-binding protein, with protein sequence MTPPDPAPRPLDHLALCGAADAPALRVGERRWTYAELDAAVGRTAHRLRALGLEPGDRVASWMGKTWFACMVPLAAARAGLVHVPINPVLRRAQAEHILADSGARLLVANRARLETLEVRPDLAVALEEWDEGEEALPPSAAAPDDLAALLYTSGSTGRPKGVMLSHANLWLGAVSVAHYLQLSADDRTLCVLPLAFDYGQNQLLSTWKAGGEAIAFDYLLPRDVVRAVERTGATVLAGVPPLWVQLAEQEWGGAGANLRTLTNSGGHMPEALVRRLRALFPTAKLHLMYGLTEAFRSASLDPALVDDHPDAVGTAIPFAELSVRRADGTEAERQEEGELVHAGPLVAQGYWNDPERTAQRFKDGAVWSGDRAVVGADGLLRIRGRDDAMIKVSGHRVSPSEIEEAAAASGAVEDVAAFGVKDARLGQRIVLVAVAKGSDAEARLAAWFAAELPAHLRPSEVRWVEALPLSPNGKIDRAALAAGFNS encoded by the coding sequence ATGACGCCGCCCGATCCCGCGCCCCGTCCACTCGATCACCTCGCGCTTTGCGGCGCGGCGGATGCGCCTGCGTTGCGGGTGGGGGAGCGGCGGTGGACCTATGCCGAGCTCGATGCGGCGGTCGGGCGCACCGCGCACCGGCTGCGGGCGCTGGGCCTCGAGCCGGGCGACCGCGTGGCGAGCTGGATGGGCAAGACCTGGTTCGCCTGCATGGTGCCGCTTGCCGCGGCGCGCGCCGGGCTGGTGCACGTGCCGATCAACCCCGTGCTTCGCCGCGCGCAGGCCGAGCACATCCTCGCCGACAGTGGGGCGCGGCTGCTGGTCGCCAATCGCGCGCGGTTGGAGACGCTGGAGGTTCGGCCGGATTTGGCTGTCGCGCTCGAGGAGTGGGACGAGGGGGAGGAGGCGCTGCCGCCGTCGGCGGCCGCGCCCGACGATCTCGCGGCGCTGCTCTACACCAGCGGTTCGACCGGGCGGCCCAAGGGGGTGATGCTGAGCCATGCCAACCTTTGGCTCGGCGCGGTGAGCGTGGCGCATTATCTGCAGCTTTCGGCCGACGACCGGACGTTGTGCGTGCTGCCGCTGGCGTTCGATTACGGGCAGAACCAATTGCTCTCGACCTGGAAGGCGGGAGGCGAGGCGATCGCCTTCGACTATCTCCTGCCGCGCGACGTCGTGCGGGCGGTCGAGCGAACCGGCGCGACCGTGCTCGCCGGCGTGCCGCCCTTGTGGGTGCAACTGGCCGAGCAGGAATGGGGCGGGGCGGGCGCGAATCTCAGGACGCTGACGAACAGCGGCGGGCACATGCCCGAAGCGCTGGTGCGGCGGCTGCGGGCGCTGTTCCCAACGGCGAAGCTGCACCTCATGTACGGGCTGACCGAGGCGTTTCGCTCGGCGAGCCTCGATCCCGCGCTGGTTGACGATCATCCCGATGCGGTGGGGACCGCGATCCCCTTTGCCGAGCTATCGGTGCGGCGGGCGGACGGGACCGAGGCGGAACGACAAGAGGAGGGCGAGCTGGTGCATGCGGGGCCGCTGGTGGCGCAGGGCTATTGGAACGATCCCGAGCGGACGGCGCAGCGCTTCAAGGACGGCGCAGTATGGTCGGGGGACCGGGCGGTGGTCGGGGCCGATGGGCTGCTCCGGATCCGCGGGCGCGACGATGCGATGATCAAGGTGAGCGGACACCGGGTGAGCCCGAGCGAGATCGAGGAAGCGGCGGCGGCGAGCGGGGCGGTCGAGGATGTTGCGGCCTTCGGCGTGAAGGACGCGCGGCTGGGGCAGCGGATCGTGCTCGTCGCGGTGGCGAAAGGGTCGGATGCCGAGGCACGGCTGGCGGCGTGGTTTGCGGCCGAGCTTCCCGCGCATTTGCGGCCGAGCGAGGTGCGCTGGGTCGAGGCGCTGCCGCTCTCGCCCAACGGGAAGATCGACCGGGCGGCGCTGGCGGCGGGATTCAACTCATGA
- a CDS encoding pyridoxal-dependent decarboxylase, exosortase A system-associated has protein sequence MKAMGPIPAGFAANADGVLAIGGRSAFELLESEGTPLFVYDRAGVERQVARFRRAFGEVGLHYAVKANPYPPLLQHMAGLVDGFDLASAGELGILDEAGLVGDDLPLSFAGPGKNDSDLAEAVLRGVCVHVESEGELDRLLGIASVMERRARIGVRVNPPFGLKGSGMKMGGLASQFGIDHERVAAAVRRIIAAGAEWRGLHVYAGSQSLSADALIESQRETVALAGQIAAEVGASPPEVNLGGGFGIPYFAGDAPVDVDAVGATLAMTLRSLPPLLGDTRFVIELGRWLVGECGVYLTRVIDRKVSRGKTFLVVDGGLHHMLAASGNFGQLLRRNYPVAVANRFGAEPEEEVTVVGCLCTPLDLLADEVMLPRAEVGDVIAIFCAGAYGLTASPQAFLSQGAAREVLV, from the coding sequence ATGAAGGCGATGGGACCCATTCCCGCGGGGTTCGCGGCGAACGCCGACGGCGTGCTCGCGATCGGCGGGCGCAGCGCGTTCGAACTGCTCGAGTCCGAGGGAACGCCGCTGTTCGTTTACGACCGGGCTGGCGTCGAGCGGCAGGTCGCGCGCTTCCGCCGCGCATTCGGCGAGGTCGGCCTCCATTATGCGGTCAAGGCTAATCCCTATCCGCCGCTGCTCCAGCACATGGCCGGGCTGGTCGATGGTTTCGACCTCGCTTCGGCGGGCGAGCTGGGGATTCTCGACGAAGCCGGACTGGTCGGCGACGACTTGCCGCTGAGCTTCGCGGGGCCGGGGAAGAACGACAGCGATCTCGCCGAAGCGGTGCTTCGCGGCGTCTGCGTCCATGTCGAGAGCGAGGGCGAGCTCGACCGCCTCCTCGGCATCGCATCGGTGATGGAACGGCGGGCGCGGATCGGGGTGCGGGTCAATCCGCCGTTCGGGCTCAAGGGCAGCGGCATGAAGATGGGCGGGCTGGCGAGCCAGTTCGGGATCGACCACGAGCGCGTGGCCGCGGCGGTGAGGCGGATCATCGCGGCGGGGGCCGAGTGGCGGGGGCTTCATGTCTATGCCGGCTCGCAGTCGCTGTCGGCTGACGCGCTGATCGAGAGCCAGCGCGAGACGGTGGCGCTTGCAGGCCAGATCGCGGCCGAGGTCGGAGCGAGCCCACCCGAGGTCAATCTGGGCGGCGGCTTCGGGATTCCCTATTTTGCGGGTGATGCGCCGGTCGACGTCGATGCGGTTGGCGCGACGCTGGCGATGACCTTGCGCAGCTTGCCGCCGCTGCTGGGCGACACGCGGTTCGTGATCGAACTCGGCCGCTGGCTGGTCGGCGAATGCGGGGTCTATCTGACGCGCGTCATCGACCGGAAGGTGAGCCGGGGGAAGACCTTCCTGGTGGTCGATGGCGGGCTTCACCACATGCTCGCGGCGAGCGGGAATTTCGGACAGCTCCTCCGGCGCAACTATCCGGTGGCGGTCGCGAACCGGTTCGGGGCCGAGCCCGAGGAAGAGGTGACGGTGGTCGGTTGCCTGTGCACGCCGCTCGACCTGCTGGCGGACGAGGTGATGCTGCCGCGCGCAGAAGTCGGCGACGTGATCGCCATCTTCTGCGCCGGTGCCTACGGCCTCACCGCGAGCCCCCAGGCTTTCCTGAGCCAGGGGGCTGCGCGGGAGGTTCTGGTCTAG
- a CDS encoding alpha/beta hydrolase — translation MPYAKAKDGTMLYYKDWGRGEPVVLMHGWPLTGDTFDDLAIKLVEGGKRCIIPDRRGFGRSDQPWNGHDYDTYADDVAAILEDAKISEPIALVGFSMGGGEVARFLSKQGKGRVSAAVLASSVVPKVAQSDDYPDGVPQSTLDDITKQMKEDRAGFLQTFIKQFYGVGFLERPVSQGVLDSGFQQGMMSGARPFYAAAAAWAGTDFRPDLPAFEGVPTLILHGTSDKNVPIEGTGRKVAEALPHATFIEYDGSPHGIFETDKERFCKDVVGFLTQDSRGTTADRSASAIPLTN, via the coding sequence ATGCCCTATGCGAAGGCCAAGGATGGCACCATGCTCTATTACAAGGACTGGGGCCGCGGCGAGCCGGTTGTCCTCATGCATGGCTGGCCGCTGACGGGCGACACGTTTGACGACCTCGCGATCAAGCTGGTCGAGGGCGGCAAGCGCTGCATCATTCCCGATCGCCGCGGGTTCGGCCGGTCGGACCAGCCGTGGAACGGCCACGACTATGACACCTATGCCGACGACGTCGCGGCGATCCTCGAGGATGCCAAGATCAGCGAGCCGATCGCGCTTGTCGGCTTCTCGATGGGTGGCGGCGAAGTCGCCCGCTTCCTGTCCAAGCAGGGCAAGGGCCGGGTCAGCGCCGCGGTGCTCGCCAGCTCGGTCGTCCCCAAGGTCGCGCAGAGCGACGACTACCCGGACGGCGTTCCGCAGTCGACGCTCGACGACATCACCAAGCAGATGAAGGAAGACCGCGCGGGCTTCCTTCAGACGTTCATCAAGCAGTTCTACGGTGTCGGCTTCCTTGAACGTCCGGTCAGCCAGGGCGTGCTCGATTCGGGCTTCCAGCAGGGCATGATGAGCGGCGCGCGTCCTTTCTATGCCGCCGCCGCGGCCTGGGCCGGCACCGACTTCCGCCCCGACCTCCCCGCCTTCGAGGGCGTGCCCACGCTGATCCTGCACGGAACCAGCGACAAGAATGTCCCCATCGAGGGCACCGGCCGCAAGGTCGCCGAGGCGCTGCCGCACGCAACCTTCATCGAATATGACGGCAGCCCGCACGGCATCTTCGAGACCGACAAGGAGCGCTTCTGCAAGGACGTGGTCGGCTTCCTGACGCAGGACAGCCGAGGCACCACCGCCGACCGGAGCGCCAGCGCGATCCCGCTGACGAACTAG
- the radA gene encoding DNA repair protein RadA: MAKTKARYVCQACGSVSPRWQGQCADCAEWNTLVQESAAPTVFSQKHDLSAGGRAFELVGLDAEVALPTRIETGVAEFDLAVGGGLVPGSAMLLAGDPGIGKSTLLLQVAAAIARTGKGAVYVSGEEAVDQVRLRALRLGLGTAPVRLASVTSVRDILTTLGSEAPPALLVIDSVQTMHSDLIEGAPGTVSQVRASAQELIRFAKERGTALILVGHVTKDGSIAGPRVLEHMVDAVLGFEGERSHQYRILRAVKNRFGGTDEIGVFAMEGAGLAEVPNPSALFLTRRDDPVSGTAIFPALEGTRPVLVEIQALTVRLASGATPRRSAVGWDSSRLAMLLAVLEARCGVSFATAEVYLNVAGGYKLSDPAADLAVAAALVSALCERPVPAEAVVMGEVALSGEVRPAAHTQLRLKEAAKLGFEQAWVPGGVEAKGIGIARFGQLRGLVEKVMGR; the protein is encoded by the coding sequence ATGGCCAAGACCAAAGCCCGTTACGTTTGCCAGGCCTGCGGATCGGTATCCCCGCGCTGGCAGGGGCAGTGCGCCGACTGCGCCGAGTGGAACACGCTGGTGCAGGAAAGCGCGGCGCCGACCGTGTTCAGCCAGAAGCACGACCTGTCGGCCGGCGGGCGCGCGTTCGAGCTGGTCGGGCTCGATGCCGAAGTCGCGCTTCCGACCAGGATCGAGACCGGGGTGGCCGAATTCGACCTGGCGGTGGGCGGCGGGCTGGTGCCGGGTTCGGCGATGCTGCTGGCGGGCGATCCGGGGATCGGCAAGTCGACGCTGCTGCTGCAGGTGGCCGCCGCCATCGCGCGGACCGGCAAGGGCGCGGTCTATGTCTCGGGCGAGGAAGCGGTCGACCAGGTCCGGCTGCGCGCGCTTCGGCTCGGGCTCGGCACCGCGCCGGTGCGGCTGGCGAGCGTCACATCCGTGCGCGACATCCTGACGACGCTGGGGAGCGAGGCCCCGCCCGCGCTGCTGGTGATCGACAGCGTCCAGACGATGCACTCCGATCTCATCGAGGGCGCGCCGGGAACGGTCAGCCAGGTCCGCGCCAGCGCGCAGGAGCTGATCCGCTTCGCCAAGGAGCGGGGGACGGCGCTGATCCTCGTCGGGCACGTCACCAAGGACGGCAGCATCGCGGGTCCGCGCGTGCTCGAGCACATGGTCGACGCGGTGCTCGGCTTCGAGGGCGAGCGAAGCCACCAGTATCGCATCCTGCGCGCAGTCAAAAACCGCTTCGGCGGGACCGACGAGATCGGCGTCTTCGCCATGGAAGGGGCGGGGCTGGCCGAGGTGCCGAACCCGAGCGCGCTGTTCCTGACCCGGCGCGACGATCCGGTCAGCGGAACGGCGATCTTTCCTGCGCTCGAAGGCACGCGGCCGGTGCTGGTCGAGATCCAGGCGCTGACGGTGCGGCTGGCGAGCGGGGCGACTCCGCGGCGCTCGGCGGTGGGCTGGGACAGCTCGCGCCTCGCGATGCTGCTCGCGGTGCTCGAGGCGCGCTGCGGGGTGAGCTTCGCGACGGCCGAGGTCTATCTCAACGTCGCGGGCGGCTACAAGTTGAGCGATCCGGCGGCGGACCTGGCGGTGGCGGCGGCCCTGGTCTCGGCGCTGTGCGAGCGGCCGGTGCCTGCCGAGGCGGTGGTCATGGGCGAGGTCGCCTTGTCCGGCGAGGTCCGGCCGGCGGCGCATACGCAATTGCGATTGAAGGAAGCGGCCAAGCTGGGGTTTGAACAGGCCTGGGTGCCGGGCGGGGTCGAGGCCAAGGGCATCGGGATCGCGCGCTTCGGGCAATTGCGGGGATTGGTCGAGAAGGTGATGGGGCGGTAA
- a CDS encoding CvpA family protein, with protein MTTLDIFVLLLLGGGALVGFVRGFVQEALVLTAWAAGVVALVLFHAPVAVAVQDYAKGPTGAAALAFVILFLPAYLLMRFLAYRLGARARSSALGPLDRLLGGGFGMLKGLIGATLFFLLANLGTDMVYGAKAERPDWMRDSRTYPLLDASGRAMLATWNETRLKRNQL; from the coding sequence ATGACCACGCTCGACATCTTCGTTCTGCTACTCCTCGGCGGCGGCGCGCTGGTGGGGTTCGTGCGCGGGTTCGTGCAGGAGGCCCTCGTGCTGACCGCCTGGGCCGCGGGCGTGGTGGCGCTGGTGCTGTTCCACGCCCCGGTCGCGGTGGCGGTGCAGGACTATGCCAAGGGACCGACGGGCGCGGCGGCGCTGGCCTTCGTGATCCTGTTTCTCCCGGCCTATCTCCTCATGCGCTTCCTCGCCTACCGGCTGGGGGCGCGGGCGCGCTCGTCGGCGCTGGGGCCGCTCGACCGGCTGCTCGGCGGCGGGTTCGGGATGCTCAAGGGGCTGATCGGCGCGACATTGTTCTTCCTGCTGGCGAACCTTGGCACCGACATGGTCTATGGGGCGAAGGCAGAACGACCCGACTGGATGCGCGACAGCCGCACCTATCCTTTGCTCGATGCCAGCGGACGGGCGATGCTCGCGACTTGGAACGAGACACGATTGAAGCGAAACCAACTGTGA
- the cysS gene encoding cysteine--tRNA ligase, whose product MIRLYDTATREKREFRPREGEPIAIYVCGPTVYGRAHIGNARPPVVFDVLRRLLEHRYPEHGVTFARNITDVDDKIIAAAGEEGVEPSVITERFENFYLDDMRALGVRDPDIAPHATAEIGPMVAMIADLVAKGHAYAAEGHVLFDVASDPEYGALSRRDREAMLAGARVEVAPYKRSPGDFVLWKPSPEGMIGWDSPWGRGRPGWHIECSAMIRAHLGETIDIHGGGIDLVFPHHENEAAQSRCAHGGKPLARYWMHNGFVDFGAEKMSKSLGNVVTPGELLSAGHKGEVLRLALLSAHYRSPLPWTEALLAQSKAVLDGLYRRVGEADAGAVDAGVVEALGDDLNTALAIARLGKIEDPSTLKASAGLLGLLGDSADRWFRGGGGEVGDGRIDALVEARTAAKKARDFATADRIRDELAAEGILLEDGPQGTSWRRA is encoded by the coding sequence GTGATCAGACTGTACGACACCGCGACGCGCGAAAAGCGCGAGTTCAGGCCCCGCGAGGGGGAGCCGATCGCCATCTACGTGTGCGGTCCCACGGTCTATGGCCGCGCGCACATCGGCAATGCGCGGCCGCCGGTGGTGTTCGACGTGCTGCGACGGCTGCTCGAGCATCGCTATCCCGAGCATGGCGTGACGTTCGCGCGCAACATTACCGACGTCGACGACAAGATCATCGCGGCGGCGGGGGAGGAAGGCGTCGAGCCGTCGGTCATCACCGAGCGGTTCGAGAACTTCTATCTCGACGACATGCGGGCGCTGGGTGTGCGCGACCCCGATATCGCGCCCCACGCGACCGCCGAGATCGGGCCGATGGTGGCGATGATCGCGGACCTCGTCGCCAAGGGCCATGCCTATGCGGCCGAGGGGCATGTCCTGTTCGATGTGGCTTCCGATCCCGAATACGGTGCGCTGTCGCGGCGGGACCGCGAGGCGATGCTCGCGGGTGCCCGGGTCGAGGTCGCGCCCTACAAGCGCAGCCCAGGCGACTTCGTGCTGTGGAAGCCGAGCCCCGAGGGCATGATCGGCTGGGATTCGCCCTGGGGCCGAGGGCGGCCGGGCTGGCATATCGAATGCTCGGCAATGATCCGCGCGCACCTGGGCGAGACCATCGACATCCATGGCGGGGGCATCGACCTCGTCTTCCCGCACCACGAGAATGAGGCGGCGCAGAGCCGCTGCGCGCATGGCGGCAAGCCGCTCGCCCGCTACTGGATGCACAACGGCTTCGTCGACTTCGGCGCCGAGAAGATGAGCAAGAGCCTCGGCAACGTCGTGACGCCGGGCGAATTACTCAGCGCGGGGCACAAGGGCGAGGTGCTTCGGCTGGCGCTGCTGTCGGCCCACTATCGCTCGCCACTGCCGTGGACCGAGGCGCTGCTGGCGCAGAGCAAGGCGGTCCTCGATGGCCTTTACCGCCGGGTGGGCGAGGCCGACGCGGGCGCGGTCGACGCCGGCGTGGTCGAGGCGCTGGGCGACGATCTCAACACCGCGCTCGCGATCGCGCGGCTCGGCAAGATCGAGGATCCATCGACGCTGAAGGCGAGCGCCGGGCTGCTCGGCCTGCTTGGCGACAGCGCCGATCGCTGGTTCCGCGGCGGTGGCGGCGAGGTAGGCGACGGCCGGATCGACGCACTGGTCGAGGCGCGGACCGCGGCAAAGAAGGCGCGCGATTTCGCGACCGCCGACCGGATCCGCGACGAGCTGGCGGCCGAGGGCATCCTCCTGGAGGACGGGCCGCAAGGGACCAGCTGGCGGCGGGCATGA
- a CDS encoding iron-sulfur cluster assembly scaffold protein, which yields MNREPPYTLDILRLAASLPVDSRLEAADGVAEARSPTCGSTIRTEVRMADGRIGAVAQKVTACAYGQASAALLQGWAPGRLKAEAIVMRAAVKAWLDGRGAVPEEYAVLSPVQARTGRHGAVLLPFDALLKAMEGAA from the coding sequence ATGAACCGCGAGCCGCCCTACACGCTCGACATCCTGCGGCTCGCGGCATCCTTGCCGGTGGACAGCCGGCTCGAAGCGGCGGACGGGGTGGCCGAAGCGCGCTCGCCGACCTGCGGCTCGACGATCCGCACCGAGGTTCGCATGGCTGACGGGCGGATCGGGGCGGTGGCGCAAAAGGTCACGGCCTGCGCCTACGGCCAGGCGAGCGCGGCCCTGTTGCAAGGCTGGGCGCCGGGACGATTGAAGGCCGAGGCGATCGTGATGCGGGCCGCGGTCAAGGCGTGGCTCGACGGGCGCGGCGCGGTGCCGGAAGAATATGCCGTGCTTTCGCCGGTGCAGGCGCGGACCGGGCGGCATGGCGCGGTGCTGCTGCCATTCGATGCATTGCTGAAAGCGATGGAAGGGGCGGCGTGA